One part of the Raphanus sativus cultivar WK10039 chromosome 7, ASM80110v3, whole genome shotgun sequence genome encodes these proteins:
- the LOC108817990 gene encoding trihelix transcription factor DF1, producing MQLGGSTTTAATASAPPPSNDSATIEAAAAAAAVGAFEVSEEMNDRGFGGNRWPRQETLALLKIRSDMGIAFRDASVKGPLWEEVSRKMAELGYIRNAKKCKEKFENVYKYHKRTKEGRTGKSEGKTYRFFDQLEALETRPTSSSLHHQQQQQQQPPQTQPQPLQPQPPLRPHNNKNNSSMFSTPPPVTTIMPPITNTTVPPYTQPVNVPSFPNISGDFLSDNSTSSSHSTSSDVEIGDGTTTTRKKKRKRKWKEFFERLTRQVVDKQEELQRKFLEAVEKREHERMVREESWRVQEITRINRERDILAQERSMSAAKDAAVMAFLQKLSEKPNPQGHSVPQPQPQPQPPPSQMQVNNNNNQQTPQPRPPPPTTQPTQPVTPTIDTAKTDNGDQNMTPVSASAAGAVSSSRWPKVEIEALIKLRTNLDSKYQENGPKGPLWEEISAGMKRLGFNRNSKRCKEKWENINKYFKKVKESNKKRPEDSKTCPYFHQLDALYRERNKFHTNNNVVASSSSTSGLVKPDNSVPLMVQPEQQWPPAMASTTMTSTVAATAQPGQHPPPPPQPLDQNFDDEEGTDGEEYDDEEDYEENEEEEGGEFELVPSNNNNNKPTNNM from the exons ATGCAGCTGGGTGGTAGTACAACCACAGCCGCAACCGCATCTGCACCGCCACCGTCGAACGATTCGGCCACTATAGAAGCTGCGGCAGCTGCAGCAGCGGTTGGAGCTTTTGAAGTGTCGGAAGAGATGAACGACCGTGGTTTTGGAGGAAACAGGTGGCCTCGGCAGGAAACGCTTGCGTTACTGAAAATACGATCTGACATGGGAATAGCGTTTCGAGACGCTAGCGTTAAAGGACCCTTATGGGAAGAGGTTTCCAG GAAAATGGCTGAGCTTGGTTACATAAGAAACGCCAAAAAATGCAAAGAGAAATTCGAAAACGTTTACAAATACCACAAACGAACCAAAGAAGGTCGTACCGGAAAATCCGAAGGCAAAACTTATCGTTTCTTTGATCAGTTAGAAGCTCTCGAGACTCGACCAACCTCTTCTTCCCtccatcatcaacaacaacaacaacaacaaccaccacAGACTCAACCGCAACCGCTTCAACCGCAGCCGCCTCTACGACcgcacaacaacaaaaacaacagTTCCATGTTCTCCACTCCTCCTCCGGTAACAACTATTATGCCACCGATAACAAACACAACTGTTCCTCCTTATACTCAACCTGTGAACGTACCTTCCTTTCCAAACATCTCCGGAGACTTTCTGTCGGATAattcaacttcttcttctcattCGACGTCTTCTGACGTCGAGATCGGCGACGGAACCACCACGACacggaagaagaagaggaagaggaaatgGAAAGAGTTTTTCGAGCGGTTAACGAGACAGGTTGTTGATAAGCAAGAGGAGCTTCAACGCAAGTTCTTGGAAGCTGTAGAGAAGCGAGAGCATGAGAGGATGGTTAGAGAAGAGTCTTGGCGAGTGCAAGAGATTACTCGTATCAACCGCGAACGCGATATCTTAGCTCAAGAACGCTCCATGTCCGCGGCTAAAGACGCCGCGGTTATGGCGTTTCTTCAGAAATTATCTGAGAAACCAAACCCTCAAGGTCATTCAGTTCctcaaccgcaaccgcaacctcAACCGCCTCCATCGCAAATGCAGGTTAATAATAACAACAACCAGCAAACGCCTCAACCGCGGCCACCTCCTCCCACTACGCAGCCGACACAGCCAGTGACACCAACCATAGACACTGCGAAAACAGACAATGGTGATCAGAATATGACTCCAGTGTCGGCCTCAGCGGCAGGAGCAGTGAGCTCATCGCGGTGGCCGAAAGTAGAGATAGAGGCATTGATAAAGCTGAGGACGAATCTTGATTCAAAGTATCAAGAGAACGGACCAAAAGGACCGTTGTGGGAAGAGATATCAGCGGGGATGAAACGTTTAGGGTTCAACAGAAACTCAAAGAGATGCAAAGAAAAATgggaaaacataaacaaatatttcaaGAAAGTCAAAGAGAGCAACAAGAAACGCCCCGAAGACTCCAAGACTTGTCCTTACTTTCACCAGCTTGATGCTTTATATAGGGAGAGGAACAAGTTCCACACTAATAACAATGTTGTTGCATCTTCTTCCTCGACTTCCGGTTTAGTTAAACCGGATAATTCGGTTCCTTTGATGGTCCAACCGGAGCAACAATGGCCTCCGGCGATGGCAAGTACTACAATGACGAGTACAGTTGCTGCAACGGCTCAGCCCGGTCaacatcctcctcctcctcctcagccGTTGGATCAGAACTTTGATGATGAAGAAGGCACGGACGGAGAAGAATACGACGATGAGGAAGACTACGAAGAGAatgaggaagaggaaggagGTGAGTTTGAGCTTGTGCCGagcaataacaacaacaacaagccgACGAATAATATGTGA